In a genomic window of Branchiostoma lanceolatum isolate klBraLanc5 chromosome 12, klBraLanc5.hap2, whole genome shotgun sequence:
- the LOC136446173 gene encoding arrestin domain-containing protein 3-like, which produces MTDTALRKFDVTFENNMDVFQAGQVVKGQVELELSEDMKMRLVQAGIQIVMKGEAWCKWMENVSRHETLTFFSREHYFQDAQILWATSQEKTNYNPVLPAGKHSFPFQYKLPSAGLPTSFESKYGHVRYSAEAIIDQPRGKPDKKFKRIFTVLDMYDLNEDPNAMTPSTAQGSKTIGILMFTSDPIEINVQTDRGAYCPGEVIRLSGTINNGSGTDIRHTTVQLIQVIY; this is translated from the exons ATGACTGACACTGCCCTTCGAAAATTTGACGTCACCTTCGAAAACAACATGGACGTGTTCCAAGCTGGCCAGGTCGTCAAGGGGCAGGTAGAGCTGGAGCTAAGTGAGGATATGAAAATGAGAT TGGTACAAGCTGGCATCCAGATTGTGATGAAGGGCGAGGCGTGGTGCAAATGGATGGAGAACGTATCCAGGCACGAGACTCTCACCTTCTTCTCCCGGGAACACTACTTCCAGGACGCGCAAATCCTCTGGGCTACAA GCCAGGAAAAGACCAACTACAACCCTGTGCTGCCGGCGGGAAAACACAGCTTCCCCTTCCAGTACAAACTCCCTAGCGCAGGGCTGCCCACCTCGTTTGAGAGTAAGTACGGGCACGTGCGTTACTCTGCCGAAGCGATCATCGACCAGCCCCGCGGGAAGCCCGACAAGAAATTCAAGAGAATTTTCACCGTGCTGGACATGTATGATCTCAACGAGGATCCTAACGCAATG ACGCCGTCGACTGCTCAAGGCTCCAAGACGATTGGAATTTTGATGTTTACTTCCGACCCCATCGAGATAAACGTCCAAACGGACCGAGGTGCGTACTGTCCGGGGGAGGTCATCAGACTGTCCGGGACTATCAACAACGGCAGCGGTACAGACATCCGGCACACAACAGTGCAGCTCATACAGGTGATATACTAG
- the LOC136446128 gene encoding arrestin domain-containing protein 17-like, with translation MPALNSFYITFEKNMDVYQAGQIVRGQVHLELNEDMKMRGVKLLMKGSARCRWVVSTGKTTVVYTGREVYFENTMTLWGPGQAETGDTPVLPAGQHTYPFQYQLPSAGLPTSFESCYGYVRYFAEAIIDRPWKFDKKTKRAFTVLDMYDLNEDPNALTPSTTQDSKRLGFGPFASDPIEVQIQTDRGAYCPGETVRFSGTLKNGSKTEIKETTVQLRSKATCVATSPHKDRRRQRKTLSEIKALGCKAKDAVDLSGIALPIPAIPPSSQRYCNIIDVEYKIKFVVNIPGLHTDLEVEMPITIGSIPLRSYYPQAPSFPLHPVEQPPPSHESLYPDLGFSQWTYPTATDPSAPPPPYFAVSADGPVGLAEEKDDKYTMGPTEYAPKYAYYDWSKHA, from the exons ATGCCAGCTCTCAACTCCTTCTACATAACTTTCGAGAAGAATATGGACGTGTATCAGGCCGGGCAGATCGTCAGGGGACAGGTGCACCTGGAACTCAATGAAGATATGAAGATGAGAG GTGTCAAACTCTTGATGAAAGGCTCTGCGAGATGCCGCTGGGTTGTGTCTACCGGGAAAACCACCGTAGTGTACACAGGCAGGGAAGTGTACTTCGAGAACACGATGACCCTTTGGGGCCCAG GCCAGGCAGAGACCGGAGACACGCCCGTGCTGCCAGCAGGGCAACACACCTATCCCTTCCAGTACCAGCTGCCCAGCGCAGGGCTGCCCACCTCGTTTGAAAGTTGTTACGGGTACGTGCGCTACTTCGCCGAGGCGATCATCGACAGGCCATGGAAGTTTGACAAGAAGACCAAGAGGGCCTTCACTGTACTGGACATGTATGATCTCAATGAGGACCCTAACGCATTG ACACCGTCGACTACCCAAGACTCGAAGAGGCTTGGATTCGGGCCTTTTGCTTCCGACCCCATCGAAGTCCAAATCCAAACGGACCGGGGCGCGTACTGTCCGGGAGAGACCGTTCGGTTCAGCGGGACTCTGAAGAACGGCAGCAAAACTGAAATCAAGGAGACAACTGTTCAACTCAGATCG AAGGCGACGTGCGTTGCTACCTCTCCACACAAAGACAGAAGGCGACAGCGGAAAACGTTGAGCGAGATAAAGGCTTTGGGCTGCAAAGCAAAGGACGCTGTTGACCTGAGTGGTATAGCTCTTCCGATCCCTGCCATCCCTCCCTCCTCTCAACGATACTGTAACATCATTGACGTTGAGTACAAGATCAAG TTTGTCGTGAACATCCCGGGACTACACACGGATCTGGAGGTCGAGATGCCCATCACCATCGGCTCCATCCCTCTGAGGAGTTATTACCCACAAGCCCCGTCTTTCCCCCTACATCCCGTAGAGCAGCCGCCACCTTCCCATGAGTCTTTGTACCCCGACCTCGGTTTCTCTCAGTGGACGTACCCGACAGCTACCGACCCTAGTGCACCAC CTCCACCTTACTTTGCGGTGTCGGCGGATGGACCTGTGGGGTTAGCTGAAGAAAAGGACGACAAATATACCATGGGCCCCACGGAGTACGCGCCCAAGTACGCCTACTACGACTGGAGCAAGCACGCTTAG